CCTTATTTTTCAGAAGTCTGCTGTGATAGGTCTGTTGGAATTGAGAGGGTGGGGCCTTGGGTAATAAATAGGAAGTGCTGCCAagcagactggttggactgCCCAGAGGGATGAAGTTTGTTTGGTGTGCAGAATGGccaaataaattgtgtttttttttcccataccAAATGAAAATGGATTTATTCTTCCCATGCTCACTCATCGTCTTGCCACATttggtgtcagaagtgggatCCAGACGCCGGCTGAGCGGGGAGGAAGGATATTGACCTAATGAGAGGAGGACGTGGCAGAGGCCGGGGTTCAAAGAAAAACTCCCTAGCTGATATGGAGGCCCATGAATCTGTACGGTCAGCTGAGATTGATCAGTTAAATGGAGGAGCCATGGCCGCAGGAAGTGGTGAGCCTGAACTGGTGGTACGGCCGAAAGCAAAAGCAGCTGGAACTGTGAGTCAAGAATTCTCTGGTCCAGATATTTATGAGGAAATGAGAGCATTCATGTCTCAGTCTAGACGTACAGAAGCCATTCTTTTTGAACAAATTAAACAGCTAAGGATCGACATCCCTAAGTTGGAGCATAAGGTGGTACCAGATGGGCGTTATGAAGATCCCGTTCACAGCGATCCCCTGTCAACAGTTTCTGATGTTCCAGGGCTGGAGGTTGAGGCCAGATCTCCCTTACCTTCTGTGATGCCACCTCCTGGTGTTATTCCACAGCTACAGGTGCCAGTTTCTTCATTTCAGCCGTTGCCGACACTCCTGCCCCAGCACACTAACCCCCTAACTATGACTGGAGTATCTCGTGGAAGTGACCCTCGAATACCTGAATTCAAGGAAGGAGAGGACCCTGAGAGTTTTTTTGTACGATTTGAACGAATAGCCAGAACATGGGGATGGCGACCAGTGGAATGGGCTGCTCGAGTGGTCACCTTACTGACAGGAAAAGCCCTTGAGGCCTATGTCGGAATGGATGAAGATCAGTCCCACTCATACAATGCCATTAAAGCTGCAGTGCTGAAGAAGTTTAATGTGACAGAAGAGACTTACAGACAACGGTTTCGGAATACTACAGTGCCAGCAGGAGAATCTGTGCGGGAAACCTACAACCGGATTAAGGGGCTTTACAGGCGTTGGATGCGACCAGAGAATCGCAGTAAGGAACAAATCGGGGAAACTGTTGTTTTGGAGCAATACCTGCGTATGCTCCATCCCGACGTACGTACCTGGGTGAAAGAACATGATCCACAGACGGGAGATGAAGCGGCAGATCTGGCAGAGCGCTACTTGGCTGCACACCGGGAACCCTCCAGGTTAAAGGTGACTGTTGGAAAGCCTCGGTTTGAGGAGAGCAAACCATGTGGCTCAAATTGGAGTGAAAGGGTGGACATGGGGGCTGGTAAGACACCTGCAGCTTCCAGGAAACCTTTTGTGTGTTATTATTGTCAGCAGCCTGGTCATAAAGCTTCATTTTGTCCTTTAAGGAAATCTAAGTCTGTTGAATTGTGTGTGGTACCACGTGGAGATGATGTTTATGATGTGAATGACAACCGAACAATTATGCATACCCATGTTGTGGATGTTAAAGTTAATGGCCATATGGTAAAGGCCCTTGCTGACACTGGCAGTTCACAAACGTTAGTGAAGTCTTCTGTGCTAAACAATGTTTTACCCAATTTTGACAAAAGTGTAAATATCACTTGTGTTCATGGATGCCAGAAAGATTACCCAACTACTGATGTGACTATTGAGGTTGAAGGACAAGCCTTTATACTAACTGTTGGTGTGGCAAGTGAGCTTGCCTATGATGTAATTTTGGGTGAAGACTTGCCAGTTTTAGACAACTTGGTACATCAGAAATCTGTAGCATATGCCTGTGCTGTGGTTACGCGGTCTATGACCAAGGGATTAGAGCCCCTTCCGAACGCAGATGATAGTTTGTATGAAGGTGGTAATAAGATAAGAAAAACCAGACGGCAACGTCGtcaggagaaaaacaagaacaagtgTAGAGTACAACTCCCTGATCCTGTCTGTCCTGTTACCCCAATTGTGGATTATCAATGGGAAATTCCCAAAAATTTTAGAGAAAACCAAGAAAATGATCCTTCTTTAAAATCTCTCTATGAGAAAGTGTGTAAAATAGATGGGGACGAGTCAGGAAGTAATGCCAAGCTGGGAAGTATAACTGGGGAACCTTTCATAATAAAAGACAAACTTCTGTATTTGGCAGACACTGAGACCCCTAGGCTGGTTATTCCAAAAGAGCATCGCTTGGTGATTATGCATTTGGGCCATACTGTGCCATGGGCTGGCCATTTAGGACTAGCTAAAACCTATAACCGTATTGCGCAGcgtttttttttggccagggtTATATAAAGATGTGATGGAATACTGTAAAACGTGTCGTGAATGTCAAGTAGTAGCTCCCCCTAAAGTCTCAAATCGAGCCCAGTTACAATCCTTGCCAATAATGGATGTACCCTATGAGAGGATAGCCATGGACATCATTGGTCCTTTACCAAAAAGTAGCAGTGGACACAAATATGCTTTGGTCATTTGTGATTATGCCACAAGATATCCTGATGTGTATCCTTTGCGCTCCCTTCAGGTCAAATGTATAGTTCGGTGTTTGGTGGAACTATTTTCAAGGGTTGGTGTTCCAAAAGAGGTCTTAACAGATCAAGGTGCAAGCTTTATGTCCCACATAATGAAAACACTCTATTCCCAACTAGGTGTGAAGGGTATTCGAACCACTCCATATCATCCTGAAACGGATGGTCTGGTTGAACGGTTTAATGGTACTTTGAAACAAATGTTAAGAAAATTTGTTGATGACACTGGCAAAGACTGGGATAAATGGTtaccatttcttttgtttgcataCAGAGAAGTACCACAGGCTTCTACTGGTTTTTCTCCTTTTGAATTGCTTTATGGCAGACCAGTCAGAGGGCCTTTGGACATACTGAAGGAGAACTGGGTGGCTGGTGAGGTAACTTCAAAAACACCAACCAACATCCTTTCCTACATTCTACATATGAGAGACAGACTGGAAACTTTCCGTGAAGCTGCCAAAACCCATCTGCAGAAAGCCCAGCAAAAGCAAAAGGTATGGTATGATAAACATGCCCGTGAAAGAGACCTAAAGGTTGGCCAAAAAGTATTGGTGCTGCTTCCAACTGGACCTAGTAAGTTACTGGCGAAGTGGCAAGGCCCCTATACTGTAACTAGGAAAGTAGGTCCAGTAACCTATGAGATCATATGTCCAGAGAAAAATAAACGTAAACAACTTCTTCATGTTAATCTGCTGAAGGAATATTATGAAAGAAAGGAACCAGAAACAGAGGGGAAGCATGTCCTGATGGTCCAAGATCTCCTGTCAGAAGACCCTGATGTGTTGGAAGCTGAAGAAGCAGAAATGAGTCCGTCCCGGGGGCCGTGTCAACCTGAGACTCCTCCAGATCACCTGACACAGGAGAAATGGCATCAGTTGGGTGAGCTTAAAGAATCTTTTCCATCATTGTTCTCAGACAGACCTGGTCGAACCGATGTCATAACACATAAAATTGTTTTGAAAGACACCAAACCTGTTCGTCTGAAGCCCTACAGAATACCAGAGCGAATGATGGAACCACTGAGGAAGGAAGTCCAAGCAATGCTGGATATGGAAGTAATTGAACCATCAAGAAGTGAGTGGTCGAACCCCATCGTACTCGTTCCTAAGAAAAACTCAACTCAGCCTCGTTTTTGCTCTGATATGAGAAAATTGAACAGCATTTCCTGTTTTGACTCTTACCCCATGCCACGTATTGATGAGCTGCTGGAGAAGCTTGGAAAGGCCAAATACATTACAACCTTGGACTTATGTAAAGGGTATTGGCAAGTGCCCCTTGACCCCACTTGTAAGGAATACACTGCCTTCCAGATTCCAGGAATGGGCCTATTTCATTACACTGTACTACCATTTGGTCTTCATGGAGCCCCTGCCACATTCCAAAGGTTAATGGACATTGTTCTTGGTGGTTGCTCTGCATTTGCAGCTGCATATCTAGATGATGTGGTAATTTATAGTGAATCTTGGAATGAACATCTGGAGCATCTAAAAGTTGTCCTGGGAAAAATTCGGGAGGCTGGCCTCACCCTTAATGTGAAGAAATGTGCATGGGCCCAAGAAGAGGTGAAATATCTTGGATATTTAGTCGGTCATGGCCTAGTAAAGCCCCAAGTTGAGAAGGTAAAGGCTATCCAAGCTATTCCCAGGCCCACAACCAAGAAGCAAGTGAGGTCCTTTTTAGGTTTGGTTGGGTGGTATAGGAGATTTATTCCCCATTTTTCTACAGTGGCAGCTCCCCTTACTGAACTAACGAAAAAGTCACCTGCAAAAGTGAGTTGGCATGATGAGTGTGAACATGCTTTCCAAAGTTTGAAATTACAGATCTGTCAAGCTCCTGTGTTGCAGAGCCCCGACTTCACAAAAAAGTTTGTGGTGCAGGTAGATGCCTCCAGTGTTGGACTTGGAGCTGTGCTGGCTCAGGGAGAGCCTGGTGAGGAAAAACCTATTCTGTTCTTGAGCAAGAAACTGTTTGACAGGGAGAAGAAGTACTCCACGGTGGAAAAAGAGGGTCTCGCTATAAAATGGGCTATTGAGTCCTTGAAGTATTACCTTCTAGGGAGAGAGTTTGTACTTCAAACGGATCACAAGCCATTGAAGTGGATGCAGTCCAAGCAGCACCAAAACGCAAGAGTGTTACGTTGGTGTCTAACCCTCCAGCCATATCAGTTCACCGTACAGTACTGTCCGGGTAAGAATAATCTTATTGCTGATTATCTTTCACGTTTACCTGACGTGTGTGAACCAGAGGGGGGAGGATGTGAGAAATGTTAGGAAGCACTAGCTCCCTCCTGCATTTTGTTATTCTTGTGTGCAAAGGTGAATCATGGGCACCTaacattcactgttttttttttcttgttggtaTCAATCATTTCCTGTCAAAGTGTTGTTCTTCTAAGTGAAGAATTTGTCATTGTTCAGTGAGGAGGCCTGTCTACCATGGAATTTCCTTACAgcttgtatgtatgtgtgtgggtgcgtTCTCAGTCTTAATTGAATAATTGAATGGAAATAATGAGAAGTTGAAGGGAAAGGATTGTActaaatatgtttgattttctaAAATTCTGTTCTGAATTGTTAATGTGTATACTGCTGAATTAAGCTCAAGAGCACATAAGAATATGTTTCAGGATCATGATGTTTTGTTAATCAGCTTGTTACCTTATTTTTCAGAAGTCTGCTGTGATAGGTCTGTTGGAATTGAGAGGGTGGGGCCTTGGGTAATAAATAGGAAGTGCTGCCAagcagactggttggactgCCCAGAGGGATGAAGTTTGTTTGGTGTGCAGAATGGccaaataaattgtgttttttttcccataccAAATGAAAATGGATTTATTCTTCCCATGCTCACTCATCGTCTTGCCACACACACTGATAACTCCAGGTTTTACGCCCCACATAAAAATCTACTATAAAGATTCCCTGAAGCATGTTGTATGTTGTATGTTGGCCCAGAGCTACAAAATGCAACAATATttgaatctaaaaaaaaaagtaaagcataGAGAAAAAAAGCCAGGAGCAGAAAACAATTTACAAAGCATGACTTTTTACAAATCGAAATGTTTCACAACAGCATGAAAAAACACCATCAACACATTGATTTGATTAAATACCCAATCATAAATGAGGTTTTAAAGAGACATTGTGTaacatcttctgttttttattggtgaaaatcaatgtctgcatgtatatatgtgtaatcattggtgtattatgacctccactaatgatctgacacattctcataggcaaagaattttaaatttgttcatacatatgagGGGTAAGCCGGTAGGGAACCATGACGGTCTGCCATCTTGTAACTACAGCTGCCAgaaagggacaaatagcaccaacacAGAATCCCTGTGATCCAGCGAACAATGATTGAGACATAGGAGAAGAAGATAAACGTGAGAGGCTTACTACCCTGGCAAGATGGAAAATCTGCATGAGCTATCGGACGACTTGCTTTTATTGGTGTTGTCAAGGCTTTTTGACACACTGGGGCTACTGTTGTTGCAATACATGTTTGAGAAACGGAAGCGCTAGATTGCAGTATACTTTAGAACGCAATACATGTTTCCAGTGTTTGATAGacgtaattcttacacaatgtccctttaataaCATGGCAGTGATATTgatagtgtttttatttagtatatTCACATGAGTAGTTGGCTCTTTGTGCAACATTTCCTTCCTGTTTTGGCTGCATTACTGGTTCATCGTAGATAATATGCATCCTAACACCTCTTAGTAAAATCTCCATTGTCAAGGTAAGCTGAGCCCAATCAGTTAATGAAACCCTGGATATGTTTAGGGTGCTTCATATAGCCTCTCTAATCACTGGATAAGATATAATTGATAGATTTTGCACAGTGAAACATAGGAATCTTACATCCTTTTATGGCAGTCAACAGGACTTTAGTTTTAAACCTAGTTAAAATAATGAAACTGGAATGGACTTTAGCCAAACACAGGTCTGTGAACATCATAAAGCTTTAATACGTACAAAAGAAAAGGCATTTAGGAGGAGGAATCTGTTGAAAAAGCCATAAGAAGCAGTGTCAATAGGCTGACATGAGTCACAGCAACTAATTTACATCCCATCTCTGCTTTGCCAGATGTCACATCTGTAAAATACAACAATTTACTGACTGCTAAGGGGACCAGGGCACAATTTATAATGGTGTGGAGCTCCTTATTTGGTGTCATACGCTTTGTAAGCGATGTTTCCTAAATGAAAAGGTCAGAAGTTAAGATAAGACTAAACATAACTAGACGATTGCTGGACTGAATGAAAAGTCTAACATCTACAGTGAGAAAATACGTGCTGTAAACgtaaacattaataaataaataccttacTGGCCACAATTAGTTGAACTCATCTCGAAACAAGCACCTGAGCGTGTGCATACATGCTTGCACATGCACAATGTGCTGTTACTTCTCATCGCCATGGAGACATCATGTCCCACTGCCACTGCCACCCCCGTCACCCACACCCAACCAGTGTTTGTCTCACAGTAAATCTAAATTGCCGAGTGCAGTTAACCCCCTCACCGCCTCCTCAGCCAGCTCCTAAGGCTCTGGATTTCTGCAGCGTGACAAGAGGGAGTTACAATCAAtgtgaggagaaagaggaggaagggaGGGGATGGGGGTGAAATTCAAGgcaggaaaaaacagaaaagctggGGTCATTCAGGAGCCGTGATTCTCCTCTCACTGAAGATAAAGGTTAACATCCtctaacattttacttttaggtTATTTTGTGTGAATGTTCCTCATAATCTAAGGAAGGTGTATGGATATATGTCTGTTTTGAGGTTTTGGGGGGATGCTATGGACTCTGAAGGAACCTCCAATCTGTTTACAGCTCTGATTGGAATTACACAATCAATTACCACCTCCCGCTGTGGCCCAAATGAGCCGGCCCAAAAGACAGCGGAATTGGTTAAATGTTATTGTTGGGAGGCCATTATCCAACAATCGGGGTGGTTAATGCAAGAAAATGACATTCATTAAAAGGCTCGACAGGAGGCTCCCAGGGGCCAGGCTGCAGCTGACCCTCATTCACTGCCTGGCTTTGTGGGCCCTCGTCCACTGTGGGGAGGGGAGATCATGTCAAAGGCGCAAAATGCCCCTCTTTTGTCACAGAGTGGCCTTCAGTCGCTCtttgcaagtatgtgtgtgtctgacgGAGAGTGGCGAAGAGCCAGAGAAAATACCTGCGAATGTTAATGTCTTTGTGCTTGGCAGAATGTGTGAGGTgttggagagaaagagagagaaaaaaagataattacaTCATTCTGTGAATTAGAGGTGTAGAGGGGGGAGAGTGTTTGAACCCCctcccaccacacacacagacgcacaCATACACCACCCTCGCTCATGGATGCACATGTAATCCTGCAGTAATGAGGCGGCGCCAGCATCACACTCCACACACACTTAGTCCTATAATGTATATCATCAATGctacagcttaaaaaaaaaaatgctttcccCTCTTCCGTGAGTGCACTTCCAGCTGGTGATGGTGATACATGCTATCAATGCAAGCAAAGCTAGAAAAGCCAAAAGTCAAAAGTAAGTGCAGATGCCTGCccacagaggaaacaaaaacgGCAGTGGCTTTATTTTTGATCCAGGATCCCTATGAGAGACTATTTTTGAAATCTTACGCCAACGCAAAAGCTTTCTTTGTCTTGTTCTATTCGGAGAGTCGCACACAGGACAGCGGGTTGGTAAGAGGAAGACAGCCATGGCCTTGTTATTTCTGTTCATCCTACAGGAAACTagagtcattttgtttttaaggagcaaaaagaaaaaaaagttttgtcaAGGTAGAAAGTCATGTTGGAGCtccttgaaaaataaaaagtgagtcAATGTGGCAGTTTAACCAAATAGTCTAGACTGTGCTTCAGCTGCATTTAAAGGGACAATAACAAGGATTGGTTTGATGCTTGATTTCAGGTTGAAGAGAAAACATGTCATCACCATTCCCTGACTGCATAGTGTTGTAACTGACATGGAAAAAGGACAGATTTAAAGGTGGGATGGGAGATTGAGATGCTTAAGATAATTGCTATATTGTCTCTGCTTAGAAAAGAGCTTCATTTATAATCTTTAAAAGTTGAGGGCCTTTTCAAGACTTGCCCAAATTGTTTTCCAGTGTTTATCCTTCATACTTTCTATACTTAGCCTTTACTTATGATCACACTCAGTAAAGGCTAAACCATTAGTTCTCAAAACTACGTTTCCACCAAAACTGCAACTTATTCTAGTAATATGCAcgttttttaaaaaggaattattGTATGTATCGGTGCATTTACATAACGGA
This DNA window, taken from Melanotaenia boesemani isolate fMelBoe1 chromosome 24, fMelBoe1.pri, whole genome shotgun sequence, encodes the following:
- the LOC121635186 gene encoding zinc finger and SCAN domain-containing protein 21-like — translated: MEAHESVRSAEIDQLNGGAMAAGSGEPELVVRPKAKAAGTVSQEFSGPDIYEEMRAFMSQSRRTEVLKKFNVTEETYRQRFRNTTVPAGESVRETYNRIKGLYRRWMRPENRSKEQIGETVVLEQYLRMLHPDVRTWVKEHDPQTGDEAADLAERYLAAHREPSRLKVTVGKPRFEESKPCGSNWSERVDMGAGKTPAASRKPFVCYYCQQPGHKASFCPLRKSKSVELCVVPRGDDVYDVNDNRTIMHTHVVDVKVNGHMV